A region of Halosolutus amylolyticus DNA encodes the following proteins:
- a CDS encoding translation initiation factor eIF-1A, protein MTENSGRRNLRMPNSDEVFAVVTEHLGGNHVQLRCEDGEERLGRIPGRMKYRTWIEQDDIVVAEPWDWQDEKATIEWRYTSQDADQLRREGHID, encoded by the coding sequence GTGACAGAAAACTCCGGGCGACGGAACCTCCGTATGCCCAACAGTGACGAAGTATTCGCCGTCGTAACCGAACACCTCGGGGGCAACCACGTTCAGCTCCGCTGTGAGGACGGCGAAGAGCGTCTCGGCCGCATTCCCGGGCGGATGAAATACCGCACCTGGATCGAGCAAGACGACATCGTCGTCGCCGAGCCCTGGGACTGGCAGGACGAGAAGGCCACGATCGAGTGGCGCTACACCAGTCAGGACGCCGATCAGCTGCGCCGCGAAGGCCATATCGACTGA
- a CDS encoding cupin domain-containing protein — MVATDFDAERTYDDEKFSTREIYRSDRLKAVLGYFEPGQFIPVHAPDSDVVIDVESGRGLVRDGDDDRKVGPGDVVVVPAGESRGIHANQDERLEALLVTSPPPTDAEHEPVRVGLRRGEFDPD; from the coding sequence ATGGTCGCGACCGACTTCGACGCCGAGCGGACCTACGACGACGAGAAATTCTCGACGCGGGAGATCTACCGGAGCGATCGGCTGAAAGCGGTGCTCGGCTACTTCGAGCCGGGACAGTTCATCCCCGTCCACGCGCCCGACAGCGACGTCGTGATCGACGTCGAATCGGGGCGCGGCCTCGTCAGGGACGGGGACGACGATCGGAAGGTTGGACCGGGCGACGTGGTCGTCGTCCCCGCCGGCGAGTCCCGGGGCATCCACGCGAACCAGGACGAACGGCTGGAGGCCCTGCTCGTCACGTCCCCGCCGCCGACGGACGCTGAACACGAACCGGTCCGAGTCGGCCTCCGGCGCGGCGAGTTCGATCCCGATTGA
- a CDS encoding formate/nitrite transporter family protein produces MSDSERPRHLDAGPPEESAVEAPEQSEEDSVREAVERSRHGAPAVGSVVRDRFSSDEVFQRIVAAADEEITSGNRELFFSGLAAGFAITITFLLYASLYGATDGHPILSSLLYPLGFIYIIIGGYQLYTENTLPPVALTIERLASLPALLRHWVIVLAGNFAGGALGAAALTWGGVFDEPAEEAAMTIATHGIETAWWDLFFKAAFAGLIVAGVVWVTFASRDTISRLVVVYLAFLAIPLGNLFHVVVSFTEMLYLVFAGQLGLFVGATEFVLPVLLGNTLGGILLVTVVNYYQTSEKRLESARFAGSERRLSAREWLFGGFVGRSYVPLIDTGERTAADDESYRIMVPIANPRTESSTVELAAMLAEGHESGTVHVAHIVQVPERPSANYGSRQHRRIVSESDNQLRDVRDLVAEYDVDCETSTVVSHRSFEEIFTTAERSGTDLVVMGWGANQLWDAARAERPLSELTSELPCDFLVFKDRGLDTSRILLPTAGGPDSDLSAEVARTLRRTVGAEVTLLYVADESSEHDRAEQFLGEWAADHDLADANLIVDDSGDVEAAICRAASDHTMMLIGATERGLLSRLVTGSLHMDVIDDVGCSVLLAERPSERSLYQRLFGR; encoded by the coding sequence ATGAGTGATTCCGAACGCCCTCGCCACCTCGATGCCGGACCTCCCGAGGAATCGGCCGTGGAGGCCCCCGAGCAGTCCGAGGAAGATTCCGTCCGCGAGGCAGTCGAGCGATCCAGACACGGTGCGCCCGCGGTGGGGTCGGTCGTTCGCGATCGGTTCTCCTCCGACGAGGTGTTCCAGCGGATCGTCGCGGCGGCGGACGAAGAGATCACGTCCGGCAACCGCGAACTCTTCTTCAGCGGCCTCGCCGCCGGGTTCGCGATCACGATCACGTTCCTGCTGTACGCGTCGCTGTACGGTGCGACGGACGGCCACCCGATACTCAGTTCCCTGCTGTACCCGCTCGGGTTCATCTACATCATCATCGGCGGTTACCAGCTGTACACGGAGAACACGCTCCCGCCAGTCGCGCTGACGATCGAGCGACTGGCCAGCCTGCCGGCGTTGCTTCGTCACTGGGTCATCGTACTCGCGGGGAACTTCGCCGGCGGAGCCCTGGGCGCGGCCGCGCTCACCTGGGGCGGCGTCTTCGACGAGCCGGCGGAAGAAGCGGCGATGACCATCGCGACCCACGGGATCGAAACGGCGTGGTGGGACCTGTTCTTCAAGGCCGCGTTCGCCGGCCTGATCGTCGCCGGCGTCGTCTGGGTGACCTTCGCCTCGCGGGACACGATCTCGCGGCTCGTGGTCGTCTACCTCGCGTTCCTCGCGATCCCGCTGGGGAACCTGTTCCACGTCGTCGTCTCGTTCACCGAGATGCTCTATCTCGTCTTCGCCGGCCAGCTCGGCCTCTTCGTCGGCGCGACCGAGTTCGTGCTCCCGGTGTTGCTCGGCAACACGCTCGGCGGCATCCTGCTCGTGACCGTCGTCAACTACTACCAGACGAGCGAGAAACGGCTCGAATCAGCCCGCTTCGCGGGTAGCGAGCGCCGCCTCTCCGCCCGCGAGTGGCTGTTCGGCGGGTTCGTCGGCCGATCGTACGTCCCGCTGATCGACACCGGCGAGCGGACGGCCGCGGACGACGAATCCTACCGGATTATGGTCCCGATCGCGAACCCGCGGACCGAGTCGTCGACCGTCGAACTCGCCGCGATGCTCGCGGAGGGCCACGAGTCGGGAACCGTCCACGTCGCCCACATCGTCCAGGTTCCCGAGCGGCCGTCGGCGAACTACGGAAGCCGCCAGCACCGGCGTATCGTCTCGGAGTCGGACAACCAGCTCCGGGACGTTCGCGACCTCGTCGCCGAGTACGACGTCGACTGTGAGACCTCGACGGTCGTCTCCCACCGATCGTTCGAGGAGATCTTCACCACGGCCGAACGGTCGGGGACGGACCTCGTCGTGATGGGGTGGGGTGCGAACCAGCTGTGGGACGCCGCCCGCGCCGAGCGCCCGCTCAGCGAACTCACCAGCGAACTGCCGTGTGACTTCCTCGTGTTCAAGGACCGCGGGCTGGACACCTCGCGGATCCTCCTGCCGACCGCGGGCGGGCCGGACTCGGACCTGAGCGCCGAGGTGGCCCGGACCCTCCGCCGGACCGTCGGTGCCGAGGTGACCCTGCTGTACGTCGCCGACGAATCCTCCGAACACGATCGTGCGGAACAGTTCCTCGGCGAGTGGGCCGCCGATCACGACCTCGCGGACGCGAACCTCATCGTCGACGACAGCGGGGACGTCGAGGCGGCGATCTGCCGGGCGGCGAGCGATCACACGATGATGCTCATCGGGGCGACCGAACGCGGCCTCCTCTCACGGCTCGTGACCGGATCGCTGCACATGGACGTGATCGACGACGTCGGCTGTTCGGTCCTGCTCGCCGAACGTCCGTCCGAGCGCAGCCTATACCAGCGGCTGTTCGGACGGTAG
- a CDS encoding SDR family NAD(P)-dependent oxidoreductase produces the protein MDDTTAVVTGGTRGIGRAVAEAFATAGATVVVGARDGDAIDETVDALATIDGSGAVDGVRTDVRDEYDVERLVETASRTGEGGGIDVVVAAAGVYHGDPGETPTDRESYAAFDDHWRTNGRGIFATIREALPHLNEGARVLVPTGAIARTAKPGYGSYAISKATAEAIVRAFAADTAYAVGCLEPGQIATDLTGGQGRDPESIAGMFVWAATEADRNALDGEILGLKEWKRATR, from the coding sequence ATGGACGACACGACCGCCGTCGTGACCGGCGGCACGCGTGGCATCGGACGGGCAGTCGCCGAAGCGTTCGCGACCGCGGGTGCGACCGTCGTCGTCGGCGCGCGGGACGGGGACGCGATCGACGAAACCGTCGATGCACTTGCGACGATCGATGGAAGCGGGGCCGTCGACGGGGTCCGAACCGACGTCCGCGACGAGTACGACGTCGAACGACTCGTGGAGACGGCCTCGCGAACCGGCGAGGGCGGCGGGATCGACGTCGTCGTCGCGGCGGCGGGCGTCTACCACGGCGACCCGGGCGAGACGCCCACCGATCGGGAATCCTACGCGGCGTTCGACGACCACTGGCGCACGAACGGCCGCGGCATCTTCGCGACGATCCGCGAGGCGCTTCCCCACCTGAACGAGGGGGCGCGCGTCCTCGTCCCGACCGGTGCGATCGCTCGTACGGCAAAACCCGGCTACGGCTCCTACGCGATCTCGAAGGCGACGGCCGAAGCGATCGTCCGCGCGTTCGCCGCCGATACCGCGTACGCCGTCGGCTGTCTGGAACCCGGACAGATCGCGACCGACCTCACCGGCGGGCAGGGTCGCGACCCCGAGTCGATCGCCGGCATGTTCGTCTGGGCGGCGACCGAGGCCGATCGGAACGCACTCGATGGCGAGATTCTCGGGCTGAAAGAGTGGAAGCGAGCGACGCGGTGA
- a CDS encoding molybdopterin-dependent oxidoreductase, with product MSDLRTHDVPAAVDPDGWTLSVTGTVDRSLRLTPDDLASFPLETAADDFACVEGWVADGLSWRGVRVGTVLDRAGLTEGSEYALVRAMDGDYACSFSLDRLRESILALELDGESLPVEHGGPARLVPIDSERNCWEHIKWVSAIEVGETPFSDADTAKDLALSRIE from the coding sequence ATGAGCGACCTCAGAACGCACGACGTGCCAGCCGCGGTCGACCCCGACGGGTGGACCCTGTCCGTCACCGGGACGGTCGATCGATCGCTCCGGCTCACCCCCGACGACCTCGCGTCGTTCCCGCTGGAGACCGCAGCCGACGACTTCGCGTGCGTCGAGGGGTGGGTCGCGGACGGGCTCTCCTGGCGCGGCGTCCGCGTCGGGACCGTCCTGGACCGCGCCGGACTCACTGAAGGCAGCGAGTACGCCCTCGTCCGCGCGATGGACGGCGACTACGCCTGCTCGTTTTCCCTCGATCGACTCCGAGAGTCGATCCTCGCGCTCGAACTCGACGGCGAGTCGCTCCCGGTCGAGCACGGCGGCCCGGCCCGACTCGTGCCGATCGATTCAGAGCGGAACTGCTGGGAGCACATCAAGTGGGTGTCGGCGATCGAAGTGGGCGAGACGCCGTTTTCGGACGCGGACACCGCGAAGGACCTGGCGCTGTCCCGGATCGAGTAA
- a CDS encoding YkgJ family cysteine cluster protein has translation MSADAPRRVEVHPDREVVVEFDPDLTFECVDDCTWCCHHGVLLYDRDLLELAQRANLAETTTDFRGEKFVAREEKGRDEHVADDGHACAFLREDGLCTLHLEEDWKPTRCSVFPLGVWREDGDLHVDIRDSAHDHCEGLNVSDRRVIEHLDAFLPELLWDLENPDSDRVL, from the coding sequence GTGAGCGCTGACGCCCCGCGCCGCGTCGAAGTCCACCCCGATCGGGAGGTCGTCGTCGAGTTCGATCCCGACCTGACCTTCGAGTGCGTCGACGACTGCACCTGGTGTTGCCACCACGGGGTCTTGCTCTACGATCGGGACCTCCTCGAACTGGCCCAGCGGGCGAACCTGGCGGAGACGACGACCGACTTTCGCGGCGAGAAGTTCGTCGCCCGCGAGGAGAAGGGGCGCGACGAGCACGTCGCCGACGACGGCCACGCCTGCGCGTTCCTCCGCGAGGACGGCCTCTGTACACTGCACCTGGAAGAGGACTGGAAGCCGACCCGGTGTTCGGTCTTCCCGCTCGGCGTCTGGCGCGAGGACGGCGACCTCCACGTCGACATCCGGGACTCGGCACACGACCACTGCGAGGGGCTGAACGTCAGCGATCGGCGGGTGATCGAGCACCTCGACGCTTTCCTGCCCGAACTGCTGTGGGACCTCGAGAATCCGGATTCGGACCGGGTACTGTAG
- a CDS encoding type 1 glutamine amidotransferase domain-containing protein, with protein MSHSDRQPLENTTVGFFLAPEGSEEIEFTEPREAVSDAGATVVVLGSESGDGRTVNNDLDWSDAYAVDETFDEVSAADYDALLVPGGTVGADTLRTDEDAVDLLRQHLTDGKPAGVICHGPWTLIEADVVEGRTLTSYPSLQTDVRNAGGEWVDEEVVVDDGLVTSRDPDDLDAFCDAIVEEFAATE; from the coding sequence ATGAGTCATTCTGATCGCCAGCCGCTCGAAAACACGACGGTAGGGTTCTTCCTCGCCCCGGAGGGGAGCGAAGAGATCGAATTCACGGAACCGAGGGAGGCCGTGTCCGACGCCGGTGCGACGGTCGTGGTTCTGGGGAGCGAATCCGGGGACGGCCGGACCGTCAATAACGATCTCGACTGGAGCGACGCCTACGCGGTCGACGAGACGTTCGACGAGGTCTCGGCCGCCGACTACGACGCCCTGCTCGTCCCGGGCGGAACCGTCGGCGCGGACACGCTCCGGACCGACGAGGACGCGGTCGATCTCCTCCGGCAGCACCTGACGGACGGCAAGCCTGCCGGCGTCATCTGTCACGGACCGTGGACGCTGATCGAGGCGGACGTCGTCGAGGGCCGGACGCTGACGTCCTATCCCAGCCTGCAGACCGACGTTCGAAACGCGGGCGGGGAGTGGGTCGACGAGGAGGTCGTCGTCGACGACGGACTGGTCACGAGCCGTGATCCGGACGACCTCGATGCCTTCTGCGACGCCATCGTCGAGGAGTTCGCGGCTACCGAATAA